The sequence below is a genomic window from Sphingomonas crusticola.
CTTGGGGAGACACGGCGTGGTTGAGGCTGCCCCGCCGCAGGTCAACATCAACAAGGCCAGCCAGGATGAGCTGGACGGGGTCGAGGGATTGGCGGGCCACGGCTTCGAGATCGTCCGCTATCGTGAGGAGCGGGGCGGTTTCACTGCGCTGCGCCAACTCGATGAGGTGCCCGGCCTGTCGGGAAAGGTTGACGACAGCACGCGCGAGCGGCTCTCATTATGAAGCGCTGAGGCTCGACCGGGGCAATTACCCCAGCGGAAAGCTTAGCTCAAAGCGCGCGCCCGTTTCGCTGTCGGCCAACCTTATCGAAGCCCCGCTGGCATCGAGCAGCGACCGCGCGATCGCCAGCCCAAGCCCAGTCCCCCCGTCGGCACGGCGGGTGGTAAAGAAGGGTTCGAACAGGCGCTCGCGGTCGGCCGGTGCGACGCCCGGACCATCGTCGGTGAGCGTCAGGCCGATATGGTCCCGCTTCGCGGCGACATGAATCCAGCAGTACCGGGCGCCGGCTTGCCGGCTGTTTTCGATGAGGCCGCCGACGACCGCTTCAATCGTTGCCGCAGGCACGGCAACCGGAGGCGGTACGGCCGGCCCGCAGACGAAGATCGTGAAGTCTGGGCGGGAATAGGCATCGGTCAACCGCCGCAGCAGGATCGGAAGCTCGCTGACCTCGCCGTTTGCCTCCGTCATATCGGCCCGCGCCAGTTCCAGCAGGCGCGTCACCAGCGATGAAAGCCGCTCCGCATCGACCGCCGCGTTGGCGAGGAAGCGCCGCCGCTCCTCTTCCGACATGGTCGCATGATGGTCCTGCAGCAGTTCGACCGCGCCCCGGATGCCGGCCAGCGGCGTCTTGAACTCATGGCTCACCGCATGGGCGAAATCGCGCAGATAGCGCGATCGCCGCTCAATCGCCGCGGCCATGGCGGCGAAATCGGCATAGAGCGCCTGGATCTCGATCGCGGCGGTATTGGGTATCTTGGGCGGCGCTACCACCACGCCGCGCGCGACATCCCGCGTGACGGCACCCAATTGCGCGATCGGCCGGACGATGCCGCGCGACAGCAGCCCACTCAGCACCACGATGATCAGCAGGATGAAGGCAAAGCCGAATGCGATCTTCCCGGCGTCCTCGTACAGGCCCATGTACAAGGCGGGCGGCGACCGCGACAGCAGCAGCACGCCGACCGTCCGGCCATTGACGGTGATCGGCCGCGCATGATGGAGCCGCAGATCGGCCGACCGGCTGAGCCACG
It includes:
- a CDS encoding ComEA family DNA-binding protein, with protein sequence MVEAAPPQVNINKASQDELDGVEGLAGHGFEIVRYREERGGFTALRQLDEVPGLSGKVDDSTRERLSL
- a CDS encoding sensor histidine kinase gives rise to the protein MIGRAKALAKRHWPRLGLRTILLSTLILVAALPGFGALFLRVYENVLVRQTESELIAESAALAAAAAAGWPGFVAPPETRADDYYRPETPKIDLRLSPILAERPPPRLVPGTIDSQARAAAIRMKPVLAQTAATTLASILLLDRSGRAVTGRLAGMSYADLPEVAAALDGKASTMLRRNDARHRSLPIAWLSRSADLRLHHARPITVNGRTVGVLLLSRSPPALYMGLYEDAGKIAFGFAFILLIIVVLSGLLSRGIVRPIAQLGAVTRDVARGVVVAPPKIPNTAAIEIQALYADFAAMAAAIERRSRYLRDFAHAVSHEFKTPLAGIRGAVELLQDHHATMSEEERRRFLANAAVDAERLSSLVTRLLELARADMTEANGEVSELPILLRRLTDAYSRPDFTIFVCGPAVPPPVAVPAATIEAVVGGLIENSRQAGARYCWIHVAAKRDHIGLTLTDDGPGVAPADRERLFEPFFTTRRADGGTGLGLAIARSLLDASGASIRLADSETGARFELSFPLG